A single genomic interval of Magnetococcales bacterium harbors:
- a CDS encoding chemotaxis protein CheX, with the protein MSKYEELARIIQEAMEETSAAFFVTDIGVEAGPVVIISEEVAYMPPQADVTAIVGFEGGLEGGVHVSAPFHAASGLVEAFLGEPMDGFDATAADGFGELANILAGAVKGRLDDHMSLTPPRVVRAGEAMALPYTRQLAAIKCYFRTEKGPFFVEVFQAVA; encoded by the coding sequence ATGTCGAAGTATGAGGAGTTGGCGCGCATCATCCAGGAGGCCATGGAGGAGACCAGCGCGGCATTTTTTGTAACGGATATCGGTGTGGAAGCGGGTCCGGTGGTGATCATCTCCGAAGAGGTGGCCTATATGCCGCCGCAAGCGGATGTAACGGCCATCGTCGGATTTGAAGGCGGTCTGGAGGGGGGGGTTCATGTTTCGGCGCCGTTCCATGCCGCTTCGGGATTGGTAGAGGCTTTTTTGGGCGAACCGATGGACGGTTTCGACGCCACGGCGGCAGATGGTTTCGGCGAGTTGGCCAACATTCTGGCGGGGGCGGTCAAGGGTCGTCTGGACGATCACATGTCCTTGACGCCACCGAGGGTGGTTCGGGCCGGAGAGGCGATGGCGTTGCCGTATACCCGGCAATTGGCCGCCATCAAGTGTTATTTCAGGACCGAGAAGGGTCCGTTTTTCGTCGAGGTATTTCAGGCCGTTGCCTAG
- a CDS encoding response regulator: MGKRILTVDDSSSMRQMVGLTLKGAGYEVVEAVDGQDAFKKAQTTPVDMVVTDLNMPNMDGISLIKALRALPAFKFTPIVMLTTESQAERKAEGKEAGATGWIVKPFKPEQLIGVIKKVLG; encoded by the coding sequence GTGGGAAAGCGTATTTTGACGGTGGATGATTCCTCTTCCATGCGGCAGATGGTGGGGCTGACCTTGAAAGGGGCGGGCTACGAGGTCGTTGAGGCCGTGGATGGTCAGGATGCCTTCAAAAAGGCGCAGACCACGCCGGTGGATATGGTGGTGACGGACCTCAACATGCCCAACATGGACGGCATTTCGCTCATCAAAGCCTTGCGGGCCTTGCCGGCCTTCAAGTTCACCCCGATCGTGATGTTGACCACGGAGTCGCAGGCGGAGCGCAAGGCCGAGGGCAAGGAGGCCGGGGCGACGGGATGGATTGTCAAACCCTTCAAGCCCGAGCAGTTGATCGGTGTGATCAAGAAGGTGTTGGGATAG
- a CDS encoding chemotaxis protein CheW, which produces MAILEVPTQFLTFTLAEEVFGVDIARVREVLEFTAITKMPHAPMEMIGVINLRGHVVPVMDLRLKFGMPEGERTVNTCIIILEVTAGDGSTTVIGALADSVKEVLELQPDQVAQPPKIGLSVRTDFIMGMGKQADHFTILLDTDKVFSQEELAGLAAA; this is translated from the coding sequence ATGGCGATTCTTGAGGTGCCAACGCAGTTTTTGACATTTACCCTTGCCGAAGAGGTTTTTGGCGTCGATATTGCGCGAGTCCGGGAGGTGTTGGAGTTCACCGCCATCACCAAGATGCCCCACGCCCCCATGGAGATGATCGGGGTGATCAACCTGCGGGGGCATGTGGTTCCGGTGATGGATTTGCGTTTGAAATTCGGCATGCCGGAGGGGGAGCGCACGGTCAATACCTGCATCATCATTCTGGAAGTGACTGCCGGGGATGGCAGCACGACGGTGATCGGCGCCTTGGCGGATTCGGTGAAGGAGGTTCTGGAGTTGCAGCCGGATCAGGTGGCGCAACCGCCCAAGATCGGTCTTTCCGTTCGCACGGATTTCATTATGGGCATGGGCAAGCAGGCGGACCATTTCACCATTCTGCTGGATACGGACAAGGTCTTTTCTCAAGAGGAGTTGGCCGGACTGGCGGCTGCCTGA
- a CDS encoding methyl-accepting chemotaxis protein, giving the protein MRTAFNQLNAVRAIKKGQIEKFFGERFGDLQVLAASGDVKRALVAMEEVFEKEGGKATGSAWEAASREHTAWLDHFVKEYGYYDLFLIAVDGDVVWTQARESDLGQNLIKGGLRGSSLGKAYDQAIRTGKPAVGDFEPYAPSKGEPAAFVATPVSMNGKQVGVVALQLSLEAINTVMQQRDGMGKTGETYLVGPDKRMRSDSFLDKTGHSVKASFAGSIEKNGVDTEGSKAALSGGSDARIITDYNGNPVLSSFAPVKVGELSWALLAEIDLAEVREPIEALVRFNALLALGMTALLAGLAVMMANSIANPLANCSSLLGRLAEGDLSINCHQNRKDEIGQLSIAMGDMSSKLRTIVAELRTATQNVSSGSRELAEAAQSLSQGAVSQAASIEETSAAMEQMTANIAQNTDNARTTEGIAEKAARDAAEGGQSVTQAVNAMKEIASKISIIEEIARQTNLLALNAAIEAARAGEHGKGFAVVAAEVRKLAERSQTAAGEIGHLSASSVAVSEKAGHIIGQVVPDIQKTAGLVKEITGGSQEQNQGAAQINSAIQQLDHVIQQNAGASEEMAATAEELNSQADRLAQAMSFFKTGNEERPRSAPKPKASPPASARAGKAGPALPAKKTTAGKTLKALPPPRAAKVDSGDDMGDDEFARF; this is encoded by the coding sequence ATGCGTACCGCCTTCAACCAGTTGAACGCGGTACGGGCCATCAAGAAGGGGCAGATCGAGAAATTCTTCGGGGAGCGGTTCGGGGATTTGCAGGTTCTGGCGGCGAGCGGCGATGTCAAACGGGCGCTGGTGGCCATGGAAGAGGTCTTCGAGAAGGAGGGCGGCAAGGCGACCGGATCGGCCTGGGAGGCGGCGTCCAGGGAGCATACCGCCTGGCTGGACCACTTCGTCAAGGAGTACGGCTATTACGACCTGTTCCTCATTGCCGTGGACGGCGATGTGGTGTGGACCCAGGCCCGGGAGAGCGATCTGGGGCAGAATCTGATCAAGGGCGGTCTGCGCGGCAGCAGCCTGGGCAAGGCCTACGATCAGGCGATACGCACCGGCAAGCCGGCGGTGGGGGATTTCGAGCCTTATGCCCCTTCCAAGGGGGAGCCCGCCGCCTTCGTGGCCACACCGGTGTCGATGAATGGCAAACAGGTCGGCGTGGTGGCGCTGCAACTGTCGCTGGAGGCCATCAACACCGTCATGCAGCAGCGGGACGGCATGGGCAAAACCGGGGAGACCTATCTGGTGGGACCGGACAAGCGCATGCGCTCCGACTCCTTCCTGGACAAGACGGGCCATTCGGTGAAGGCCTCTTTCGCCGGGTCCATCGAAAAGAACGGCGTGGATACCGAGGGTTCCAAGGCGGCCCTGTCCGGCGGCAGCGATGCCCGCATCATTACCGATTACAACGGCAATCCGGTGCTATCCTCCTTCGCACCGGTCAAGGTGGGCGAGTTGAGCTGGGCGCTGTTGGCGGAGATCGACCTGGCGGAGGTGCGGGAGCCCATCGAGGCGCTGGTGCGCTTCAACGCCCTCCTGGCCCTGGGCATGACGGCTCTGCTGGCGGGACTCGCGGTCATGATGGCCAACAGCATCGCCAACCCCCTGGCCAACTGCTCCTCGCTTCTTGGCCGGCTGGCGGAAGGGGATCTCTCCATCAACTGCCATCAGAACCGGAAGGATGAGATCGGCCAGTTGTCGATCGCCATGGGGGACATGTCGTCCAAATTGAGAACCATCGTCGCGGAGTTGCGCACAGCCACGCAGAACGTCTCCTCGGGCAGCCGGGAGCTTGCGGAGGCGGCGCAGTCCCTCTCCCAGGGAGCGGTTTCCCAGGCGGCCTCGATCGAGGAGACCTCGGCGGCCATGGAGCAGATGACCGCCAATATCGCCCAGAACACCGACAACGCCCGCACCACGGAAGGCATCGCCGAAAAGGCGGCGCGGGACGCGGCGGAAGGGGGGCAATCGGTGACCCAGGCGGTGAACGCCATGAAGGAGATTGCCAGCAAGATCTCCATCATCGAGGAGATCGCGCGACAAACCAATCTGTTGGCCTTGAACGCGGCCATCGAGGCGGCGCGGGCCGGGGAACACGGCAAGGGCTTCGCGGTGGTGGCGGCGGAGGTGCGCAAGCTGGCGGAACGCAGTCAGACCGCGGCGGGCGAAATCGGCCACCTCTCCGCCTCCAGCGTGGCGGTTTCCGAGAAGGCGGGCCACATCATCGGGCAGGTGGTGCCCGATATCCAGAAGACGGCGGGGCTGGTCAAGGAGATCACCGGGGGCTCGCAGGAGCAGAACCAGGGGGCCGCTCAGATCAACAGCGCCATCCAGCAGCTGGACCATGTGATTCAGCAGAACGCGGGCGCTTCCGAGGAGATGGCGGCCACGGCGGAAGAGCTGAACTCCCAGGCGGACCGCCTGGCCCAGGCCATGTCCTTCTTCAAAACGGGGAATGAAGAACGCCCCCGCTCCGCCCCCAAGCCGAAAGCCTCTCCTCCCGCGTCGGCCCGTGCGGGCAAAGCCGGGCCGGCGCTCCCGGCAAAAAAAACCACCGCCGGGAAAACTCTCAAAGCATTGCCCCCTCCCCGCGCGGCAAAGGTTGATTCCGGGGACGATATGGGCGACGATGAGTTTGCCCGCTTCTGA